The sequence gaaaatttgtatataattattatggtgcACCTCTATGGAATGTATGCAGTACTAGACAGGATTAAATGATATCAAATTACGGTTGCAGTATAAGAACATGTTAAGATCTCAGATCACCTTTTATAGCAAAAATACTTTCATCCTAATAATGTAACCCCCACAGATAGTTAACAAGTTGCAAAGCACAATGGACAAAATGTTGATGTTGGACAAGATTATGGTGATGGTAGAGAAGCCAGTAACCATGGAACCGATATGACACAAACCAACAACAATCTGATTCAGGTGCTCCTGATATAGCCAGTACTGACCTATGAGTACTATAAATAGGTACAGATTTCTTCTCTTTTCCATAATGAACTCTGTGTTTTAAAAtatactactaataataacattacacaAATCATATTAAAACTTTAAACGTGGCCCTAAAAAGCTGCAATATATGTTGTAGTTCCAAATGTAAATACAGTATGGCTATACTTTACTAACTTGGAGGAAGATACAATCACCTTTGAGATACTGACATGTGAGAGTGACCTTGTGGAGCTCTTCATTAGAAATGAACTGCTGTCTTCCCCAACCTCTAGCTCTATCACCATCAGTGACTCTACCAGCACTATCATCTTGGGGACGATCATCATAAGCCACTGTACTTGAATAATGATAACAGTCACTGATCTGGTTCAACAATGTCACTTCAAACTCTCCCCTCAGTGGCCATGCTAGCTCATCATCATGTGGACCCTTCATGAGGCACAAGTACACTGACAGATGAGTACCTATAGAAGTCCTATTGCCAGCAGGGtaaacacacagacacatcTTGTATTCTATAGTAACATCAGTGTAGAATGCATCACTGCACCATATAGTACTATCTGCTTTTTTGTCATGAAACTCGGTGATACTGACAGTTACTGGACACACTTGATTACCTGATTTTGTCATTGCCACTGCAGCTGT comes from Dysidea avara chromosome 4, odDysAvar1.4, whole genome shotgun sequence and encodes:
- the LOC136253626 gene encoding TNF receptor-associated factor 5-like codes for the protein MKEHLSLTKCRLTASDKELSGAKSQLTTAMKQINTLMLVVQTLVPQDPDEDACVVDSDTWFLAIAKRCIELTAAVAMTKSGNQVCPVTVSITEFHDKKADSTIWCSDAFYTDVTIEYKMCLCVYPAGNRTSIGTHLSVYLCLMKGPHDDELAWPLRGEFEVTLLNQISDCYHYSSTVAYDDRPQDDSAGRVTDGDRARGWGRQQFISNEELHKVTLTCQYLKGDCIFLQVSKV